The following are from one region of the Paenibacillus sp. JZ16 genome:
- the mnmH gene encoding tRNA 2-selenouridine(34) synthase MnmH, which yields MFQDITVKELMELQSSKKITLIDVRSPSEYRDSTIPGSLNIPVFNDEERAEIGTIYKQVSVDAAKERGLAIMSAKLPSFVKQFKEIKGDKAVYCWRGGMRSRTAATVLSLMDIHVNRITGGIKAYRKYVLDTLEHKSLDAEAFVLHGLTGTGKTAVLRQLQQEGYPVVDLEGLAGHRGSIFGHIGLQANNQKTFDSELFERLKQLESSPYLLFEAESKRIGKIAVPDFLMQKKESGVAIVLELPMGERVRQILEDYNPAAYKEQYLAAFQLIKNRIHTPIAAEIGKSLEEGLFAQGIQLLLEHYYDPKYNHSFSQYEGSTPIVVAVDRVEEAVDAVKDILRTQMQQKTGA from the coding sequence ATGTTTCAAGACATCACCGTAAAAGAATTAATGGAACTGCAAAGCAGCAAGAAGATTACTTTGATTGATGTCCGTTCCCCTTCAGAGTACAGGGATTCCACGATTCCGGGAAGTCTGAACATTCCGGTCTTCAATGATGAAGAACGGGCGGAGATCGGGACGATTTATAAGCAGGTGAGCGTGGATGCGGCTAAAGAGCGTGGACTTGCCATTATGTCGGCCAAGCTCCCGAGCTTTGTGAAGCAATTCAAGGAGATCAAGGGAGATAAGGCGGTCTATTGCTGGCGTGGCGGCATGCGCAGCAGGACGGCCGCAACCGTTCTCTCATTGATGGATATCCATGTTAACCGGATTACGGGCGGGATTAAGGCTTACCGGAAGTATGTGCTGGATACGCTGGAGCATAAGAGTCTGGACGCGGAAGCATTCGTCCTTCACGGCTTGACAGGCACAGGCAAGACGGCAGTGCTTAGACAGCTTCAGCAGGAAGGCTACCCTGTCGTGGACCTGGAAGGGCTGGCAGGACATCGCGGCTCGATCTTTGGCCATATCGGTCTACAGGCGAATAATCAGAAGACATTCGATTCGGAATTGTTTGAGCGGCTGAAGCAACTGGAATCCTCGCCGTATTTGTTATTTGAAGCGGAGAGCAAACGGATCGGCAAAATCGCCGTTCCCGATTTCCTTATGCAAAAGAAGGAGTCGGGGGTAGCCATCGTGTTGGAACTGCCGATGGGGGAGCGTGTTCGCCAGATCCTGGAGGATTACAACCCTGCGGCTTATAAAGAGCAATATTTGGCGGCCTTTCAATTAATCAAAAACAGGATCCATACGCCTATCGCCGCGGAAATTGGCAAGTCTTTGGAAGAGGGGCTGTTTGCCCAAGGAATACAGCTGCTCCTTGAGCATTATTACGATCCCAAGTACAATCACTCCTTCAGTCAATACGAGGGCAGCACGCCCATCGTTGTGGCGGTAGACCGGGTGGAAGAAGCAGTGGATGCGGTTAAAGACATATTGCGGACTCAAATGCAGCAGAAGACCGGCGCGTAA
- a CDS encoding LytTR family transcriptional regulator DNA-binding domain-containing protein, whose translation MMKHVSESRNMYEDFVVETDILFFKTGSHGLVSFHGRNYNIKKRMTAEKIASLLSGKQFYHVGGNCYVNVDKITTVEQGIVYFGEKAPSAKHLRIPRWKQESLKRLVAEVKQPV comes from the coding sequence ATGATGAAGCACGTATCGGAATCCCGCAACATGTATGAGGACTTCGTGGTGGAGACAGACATTCTGTTCTTTAAAACCGGATCGCACGGTTTGGTCAGCTTTCACGGCAGAAACTACAATATTAAAAAGAGAATGACTGCCGAAAAAATCGCATCCCTGCTCTCCGGTAAACAGTTCTATCATGTCGGCGGCAACTGCTACGTCAACGTTGACAAAATCACGACGGTAGAACAAGGCATCGTTTACTTTGGGGAGAAGGCACCTTCTGCTAAACATCTTCGGATTCCGAGATGGAAGCAAGAATCGCTCAAGCGCCTTGTCGCAGAAGTAAAACAGCCTGTTTAA
- the selD gene encoding selenide, water dikinase SelD codes for MSQSEKIKLTSYSSKGGCGCKIGPADLAQVIRKLPQAEPNPNLLVGLDTSDDAGVYRLTDDLAMVQTVDFFTPIVDDPYDFGQVAAANAISDIYAMGGKPLTALNIVAFPISTLDKQVLTDILRGAGDKLKEAGVTLVGGHSIDDKEPKFGLAVTGTVHPDRIRTNAGAKPGDALILTKPIGVGILTSSIKKDLLSDEEIRRVTAVMAALNKTAAELMEPYEVHACTDVTGFGLLGHALEMAKGSGTGIRISKPSVPILERVREMADGGVIPGGTKNNYDHVKDDVDFPNDMDQIDKWILCDAVTSGGLLIAVDGSQADQLLAELREAGLEAGRIGQVVHDHPNRIVVEL; via the coding sequence ATGAGTCAATCGGAGAAAATAAAATTAACCTCGTATTCTTCTAAAGGAGGATGCGGCTGCAAGATCGGACCTGCGGACCTGGCGCAGGTCATTCGCAAGCTCCCGCAAGCCGAGCCGAATCCTAATTTATTGGTCGGTTTAGATACAAGTGATGATGCAGGCGTATACCGTCTCACGGATGATTTGGCTATGGTTCAGACCGTCGATTTCTTTACGCCGATTGTGGATGATCCCTATGATTTCGGACAAGTGGCTGCTGCGAATGCTATCAGCGATATTTACGCCATGGGAGGCAAGCCGCTGACTGCCTTGAATATCGTGGCATTCCCGATCTCAACGCTGGACAAGCAGGTATTGACGGATATTTTGAGAGGTGCAGGAGATAAATTGAAGGAAGCGGGGGTTACCCTGGTTGGCGGGCACTCCATCGATGATAAAGAACCGAAGTTCGGCCTTGCCGTTACAGGTACTGTCCATCCGGACAGAATAAGAACCAATGCCGGCGCTAAGCCAGGCGATGCCTTGATTCTGACGAAGCCGATCGGCGTGGGTATCCTTACGAGTTCCATCAAGAAAGATCTGTTAAGCGATGAGGAGATTCGCCGAGTTACCGCGGTCATGGCCGCATTGAACAAAACGGCTGCCGAGCTCATGGAACCGTATGAGGTGCATGCTTGCACCGATGTAACTGGTTTCGGTCTCCTTGGACATGCGCTCGAAATGGCCAAGGGAAGCGGCACGGGGATCCGTATTTCCAAACCTTCCGTTCCCATTTTGGAGCGGGTTCGAGAGATGGCTGATGGCGGTGTTATACCAGGCGGTACGAAAAACAATTATGATCACGTGAAGGACGATGTGGATTTCCCGAATGACATGGATCAGATCGATAAGTGGATTCTGTGCGATGCCGTTACTTCAGGAGGACTCCTCATTGCGGTTGATGGCTCGCAGGCCGATCAGCTTCTGGCAGAGCTTCGCGAAGCCGGGCTGGAAGCCGGGAGAATCGGCCAGGTCGTGCATGACCATCCGAATCGCATTGTCGTTGAGTTATAA
- the glpK gene encoding glycerol kinase GlpK, protein MEQYILALDQGTTSSRAILFNKEGEIVHSAHKEFPQYFPKPGWVEQNANEIWGSILAVIATCLSEAGVKADQIAGIGITNQRETAVVWDRKSGEPIYHAIVWQSRQTAGICEELIAAGHDGTVREKTGLLIDPYFSGTKIKWILDHVDGARERAERGDVIFGTIDTWLIWKLSGGQAHVTDYSNASRTMLYNIHELKWDEELLQLLDIPMAMLPEVRPSSEIYSNTVSYHFFGRKVPIAGAAGDQQAALFGQTCFSKGMVKTTYGTGSFMLMNTGDKPVKSEHGLITTIAWGLEDGVQYALEGSVFVAGSAIQWLRDGLRMFREAKDSEPYARRVNSTEGVYVVPAFVGLGSPYWNSDVRGAVFGLTRGTSKEHFIRATLESLAYQTRDVLSVMEEDSGYNITSLRVDGGAVSNTFLMEFQSDILNVPVERPNITETTALGAAYLAGLAVGFWKDQEEICSKWSMGQSFKPTMEEDVREQLYSGWKKAVYAAMAFH, encoded by the coding sequence TTGGAGCAGTACATTCTGGCACTTGACCAAGGAACGACAAGCTCGCGCGCGATCCTGTTTAACAAGGAAGGAGAAATCGTACACTCAGCTCATAAGGAGTTTCCGCAATATTTTCCCAAGCCGGGCTGGGTGGAGCAGAATGCCAATGAAATATGGGGTTCCATTCTTGCGGTCATTGCAACCTGCTTATCCGAAGCGGGCGTAAAGGCGGATCAGATTGCCGGAATCGGAATTACGAATCAGCGGGAAACGGCCGTGGTATGGGATCGCAAGAGCGGCGAACCGATTTACCACGCCATTGTCTGGCAGTCCCGCCAGACGGCGGGCATCTGCGAGGAGCTGATTGCCGCCGGACATGACGGGACGGTTCGGGAGAAGACTGGACTCTTGATTGATCCTTATTTCTCGGGAACGAAGATCAAATGGATCCTAGATCATGTAGATGGTGCCCGTGAGCGGGCCGAGCGCGGAGACGTTATATTCGGGACCATCGATACCTGGCTGATCTGGAAGCTGTCCGGAGGCCAGGCGCACGTGACCGATTATTCCAACGCATCGCGTACGATGCTCTATAACATTCATGAATTAAAATGGGATGAGGAGCTCCTGCAGCTCCTAGATATTCCGATGGCGATGCTGCCTGAAGTCAGGCCTTCTTCCGAGATTTATTCCAATACCGTTTCCTATCATTTCTTTGGGCGCAAGGTTCCCATTGCCGGAGCAGCCGGCGATCAGCAGGCGGCGCTGTTCGGGCAGACCTGCTTCTCGAAAGGCATGGTGAAGACAACTTACGGAACCGGCAGCTTTATGCTGATGAACACCGGCGACAAGCCCGTAAAATCCGAGCATGGGCTGATCACTACGATCGCCTGGGGACTGGAAGATGGCGTACAGTATGCACTCGAGGGCAGCGTGTTCGTGGCCGGCTCGGCGATCCAGTGGCTGCGCGACGGGCTGCGGATGTTCCGCGAAGCGAAGGACAGTGAGCCTTATGCGCGCCGGGTCAATTCCACGGAGGGCGTGTACGTGGTGCCGGCTTTTGTTGGACTTGGCAGCCCATACTGGAACAGCGATGTCCGAGGGGCAGTCTTCGGCCTGACACGAGGCACGTCGAAAGAGCATTTCATCCGTGCAACCCTGGAGTCGCTTGCATACCAGACGCGGGATGTTCTATCCGTGATGGAAGAGGATTCCGGCTATAATATCACATCCCTGCGTGTGGATGGAGGGGCCGTATCCAACACGTTTCTCATGGAATTCCAAAGCGACATCCTGAATGTGCCGGTCGAGCGGCCGAACATTACGGAGACAACGGCACTCGGTGCCGCCTATCTGGCGGGGCTCGCTGTCGGCTTCTGGAAGGATCAGGAGGAAATCTGCAGCAAATGGAGCATGGGGCAAAGCTTTAAGCCAACCATGGAGGAAGACGTAAGGGAGCAATTATACAGCGGCTGGAAAAAAGCCGTTTATGCGGCAATGGCTTTTCATTAG
- a CDS encoding YwaF family protein, whose translation MAIMVFIALGLLLYLFRTVIASNASLQKTVRWGLLAALSLPEASLHIWYASTGIWDPATSLPLELCSLTLFLSIAILLTDERRLYPLVYFAGIGGALQAILTPNLGYPFPHFRFFHFFVVHIAIILTALYMTWVRGYRPTWKSIGWTMVFLNVSAFVVGLVNLAVGSNYMFLMRKPDTASLLDLLGPHPVYIFVEELIALTLFILMYIVFFVMPDRIKRSRRRKQEQTFSSSGS comes from the coding sequence ATGGCCATTATGGTGTTTATCGCTCTTGGCTTACTATTGTACTTGTTTAGAACCGTAATCGCCTCCAATGCTTCTCTGCAAAAGACCGTGAGATGGGGACTGCTTGCTGCGCTTTCGTTACCGGAAGCCTCCCTTCATATCTGGTATGCGTCAACGGGAATATGGGACCCTGCCACTTCGCTTCCATTGGAATTGTGCAGTCTGACCCTGTTTCTCTCCATCGCCATCCTGCTTACGGATGAACGCCGCCTATATCCGTTGGTTTACTTTGCCGGCATCGGAGGGGCCTTACAGGCTATATTAACACCGAATCTGGGCTATCCTTTCCCACACTTCCGGTTCTTTCATTTCTTCGTCGTCCATATCGCGATCATATTGACGGCTTTGTACATGACATGGGTTCGAGGATACCGTCCAACCTGGAAATCCATCGGCTGGACGATGGTCTTCCTAAACGTATCCGCATTCGTTGTCGGGCTGGTCAACCTCGCTGTCGGCTCGAATTATATGTTCCTGATGCGCAAGCCGGACACGGCTTCGCTGCTGGACCTGCTTGGACCGCATCCCGTATACATTTTCGTTGAGGAACTCATCGCACTCACGCTGTTTATCCTTATGTATATCGTCTTTTTTGTCATGCCGGATCGCATTAAACGCAGTCGCCGCCGTAAACAGGAACAAACTTTTTCTTCGTCCGGCAGTTGA
- a CDS encoding permease — protein sequence MNHSSDGRMAFDHSDRRRTIWFITVFIIIAATGLTYVKWWPYYDKALKAIMEHSIGSSILGMEPGNVVPSWQAAWDYAVTYFKAVWKAAVLGILLGTLIQSLLPSQWLLRVLGKTTFGSTAIGGIASIPGMMCSCCAAPIAIGLRKKKVSVGSALAFWIGNPTINPATLVFMTFVLSWKFTALRLVFGLILTFGVSYLANRFAKEVDPVEIDAPESTDQTDERPLWKRWLASIGHMLIRVVPAYLIAVLLLGALQVWMFPHLGAAAGNTLLAVIFFSVMGMLFVIPTAAEIPIIQAFMAAGLGAGPAAALLLTLPAISLPSLLMVRRSFPRNVMWFVVASVVLLGIVCGIAGMLIL from the coding sequence ATGAATCACTCAAGCGACGGCAGAATGGCCTTCGATCATTCGGATCGCAGAAGAACCATCTGGTTTATCACCGTCTTCATCATCATTGCAGCAACAGGGCTAACCTACGTAAAGTGGTGGCCTTATTATGATAAAGCGCTCAAAGCTATTATGGAGCACAGCATCGGCTCCTCCATATTAGGCATGGAGCCCGGCAATGTCGTGCCTTCTTGGCAAGCGGCTTGGGACTATGCGGTCACGTATTTTAAAGCAGTATGGAAAGCGGCGGTGCTCGGTATTCTGCTCGGGACCTTGATCCAGTCGCTACTGCCCTCCCAATGGCTGCTCCGCGTTCTCGGCAAAACCACCTTCGGCAGCACGGCGATTGGAGGAATTGCCTCCATTCCGGGGATGATGTGCTCCTGCTGCGCGGCACCGATCGCGATCGGTCTGCGTAAGAAAAAGGTGTCCGTGGGCTCCGCCCTCGCGTTCTGGATCGGCAATCCGACCATCAATCCGGCAACCCTCGTCTTTATGACGTTTGTTTTATCCTGGAAATTTACCGCGCTGCGTTTAGTCTTCGGCCTCATTCTGACCTTTGGCGTCAGTTACCTGGCTAACCGCTTCGCCAAAGAGGTGGATCCGGTAGAGATTGACGCGCCGGAGAGCACCGATCAAACCGATGAACGTCCGCTGTGGAAACGCTGGCTCGCCAGCATCGGTCATATGTTGATTCGCGTGGTTCCGGCGTATTTGATAGCCGTGCTTCTCCTTGGCGCACTGCAAGTGTGGATGTTTCCGCATCTGGGAGCTGCTGCAGGAAACACGCTGCTGGCCGTCATCTTCTTCTCCGTGATGGGAATGCTGTTTGTCATTCCAACCGCAGCGGAAATCCCGATCATTCAGGCCTTTATGGCAGCGGGTCTCGGAGCGGGCCCGGCCGCAGCGCTGCTTCTGACGCTGCCGGCCATCAGTCTTCCGTCCCTGCTCATGGTACGACGCTCATTCCCGAGGAATGTCATGTGGTTTGTTGTTGCTTCTGTAGTGCTGCTCGGAATCGTATGCGGTATAGCGGGCATGCTGATCCTGTAG
- a CDS encoding glycerol-3-phosphate dehydrogenase/oxidase → MKQAQTFSSLDRRRRFQEMAEGTFDLIVIGGGITGAGIALDAVTRGMSVLLVEMQDFAAGTSSRSTKLVHGGLRYLKQFEVGMVAEVGKERAVVYENGPHVTTPEWMLLPIHQGGTFGKFSTSIGLMVYDFLAGVKRGERRSMLSASETLKREPLLKQEGLKGGGYYVEYRTDDARLTLEVMKEAAARGAVLFNYAKAESLNYDANGRITGITVRDMLGGGVKSVSGTKIVNAAGPWVDQVREMDKSKKGKMLQLTKGVHLVIDQSKFPLRQAVYFDTPDGRMVFAIPRDGKSYVGTTDTVYKADPVRPLITVEDRDYILKAIHYMFPGVKLSPADVESGWAGVRPLILEEGKSPSEISRKDEIWESPSGLITIAGGKLTGYRKMADTVVDLVAKRIQENGGKAYGACVTKNLPISGGQVGGSSQFPDFVRKQAEIGAAQGIDRKLAEQWARMYGSNVSELYRLAKEGSDQAEAAALPVSVLVPLMYAIQHEMAAKPADFFIRRTGSLLFHIDWTRKWKMPVIDYMARVLGWSEQQTREYTKELDEELVSATQPAVSDQSAPAPIPQNPSTTKLSS, encoded by the coding sequence GTGAAGCAGGCACAGACGTTTTCAAGTTTGGACCGCAGGCGTCGATTTCAAGAAATGGCAGAGGGAACCTTCGATCTGATTGTCATCGGCGGCGGCATAACGGGTGCAGGAATTGCGCTGGATGCGGTCACGCGCGGGATGTCGGTTTTGTTGGTTGAGATGCAGGATTTTGCCGCAGGAACGAGCAGTCGTTCGACCAAGCTGGTGCATGGCGGACTGAGGTACCTGAAGCAGTTTGAAGTCGGCATGGTGGCCGAGGTTGGCAAAGAACGGGCCGTTGTGTATGAGAACGGACCGCATGTAACCACGCCGGAATGGATGCTCCTGCCGATACACCAGGGTGGCACCTTTGGGAAATTCAGCACCTCCATCGGGTTGATGGTGTATGACTTTCTGGCTGGCGTAAAGCGGGGAGAACGGCGTTCCATGCTGTCCGCATCCGAGACGCTGAAGCGGGAGCCGCTTCTGAAGCAGGAGGGCCTTAAAGGCGGCGGCTATTATGTGGAATACCGGACGGACGATGCCAGGCTGACGCTGGAGGTCATGAAGGAGGCAGCCGCCAGAGGGGCGGTTCTGTTTAATTACGCAAAAGCCGAATCGTTGAATTATGATGCAAATGGACGAATTACCGGTATCACCGTACGGGATATGCTGGGTGGCGGGGTCAAGTCCGTATCCGGAACCAAGATTGTAAACGCAGCAGGGCCGTGGGTGGATCAGGTGCGCGAAATGGATAAGTCCAAGAAGGGGAAAATGCTTCAGCTGACCAAAGGGGTTCATCTGGTCATCGATCAATCCAAATTCCCGCTTCGTCAAGCGGTGTACTTCGATACACCTGACGGCAGAATGGTCTTTGCCATTCCCCGTGACGGGAAGTCCTATGTCGGAACCACCGATACGGTCTATAAGGCCGATCCTGTACGTCCCTTGATTACGGTGGAGGACCGGGATTATATATTGAAAGCTATACATTACATGTTCCCTGGTGTGAAGCTAAGTCCGGCAGACGTGGAATCGGGATGGGCGGGAGTCCGGCCCCTTATACTGGAGGAAGGCAAAAGCCCGTCTGAAATTTCACGCAAGGATGAAATATGGGAGTCCCCGTCCGGCCTGATCACCATTGCCGGTGGCAAGCTTACGGGCTATCGCAAAATGGCCGACACCGTTGTCGATCTGGTTGCAAAACGGATCCAAGAGAACGGCGGGAAAGCATATGGTGCCTGCGTAACGAAGAATCTGCCGATTTCCGGCGGTCAGGTTGGCGGATCCAGCCAATTCCCTGATTTTGTCCGCAAGCAGGCGGAGATTGGCGCCGCGCAAGGAATTGACCGTAAGCTCGCTGAGCAGTGGGCGCGAATGTACGGATCTAACGTGTCGGAATTGTACCGCCTGGCCAAAGAGGGCTCCGACCAAGCGGAGGCAGCGGCGCTTCCGGTATCGGTGCTGGTTCCGCTGATGTATGCGATTCAGCATGAGATGGCAGCGAAGCCGGCCGACTTTTTCATCCGTCGCACGGGTTCCCTGTTATTTCATATCGATTGGACGAGAAAATGGAAGATGCCCGTGATTGATTATATGGCTAGGGTACTGGGTTGGAGCGAGCAGCAGACCCGCGAATACACGAAGGAACTGGATGAGGAGCTGGTTTCGGCCACACAGCCGGCAGTAAGCGATCAATCGGCCCCGGCTCCAATTCCGCAAAACCCTTCTACAACGAAACTTTCATCTTAA
- a CDS encoding aldose 1-epimerase, translating to MNHKAYEGSYHGERAVWLQHGPYEAAILPEIGGNLIAFRDNESGYRFLREPEADEMEAFKSNPGVHGIPVLFPPNRYEDGRFPWNGQTYQFPINEEATGNHLHGFLHTIPWSVEDFGSSESESYVVVSVTIDENHPVYAMLPHQFTFRLRYTLNQDGLAQHVFIRNQGTRSMPCLLAFHTAINAPFAPESTADDCVVRITIGERWEMSDRMLPTGKFQTLTTEEELLRTSGVTPYFDSMDNHYTAVPQNGRNRMELTDTKLGKTFVYDVGNSYKQWMVWNNKASRKFFCPEPQINLVNAPNVDLPADDIGLFGLAPGEIWEATSRLYLKD from the coding sequence ATGAACCATAAAGCGTATGAAGGATCATATCACGGAGAGCGCGCGGTTTGGCTCCAGCACGGCCCTTACGAGGCGGCGATATTGCCCGAAATCGGAGGCAATCTCATTGCTTTTAGGGATAACGAAAGCGGTTACCGGTTCCTTCGCGAACCGGAAGCAGACGAAATGGAAGCATTCAAATCCAATCCGGGCGTACACGGCATTCCTGTTCTCTTTCCGCCTAATCGTTATGAGGACGGGCGGTTTCCATGGAATGGACAAACCTATCAGTTCCCGATCAATGAGGAAGCGACGGGCAATCACCTTCATGGTTTTTTACATACGATTCCTTGGAGCGTCGAGGATTTTGGCAGCAGCGAGTCTGAAAGTTACGTGGTGGTTTCGGTCACCATTGATGAGAATCATCCGGTGTATGCGATGCTCCCGCACCAGTTCACTTTCCGGCTTCGCTACACGCTGAATCAGGATGGCTTGGCCCAGCATGTGTTTATACGTAATCAGGGTACCCGCAGCATGCCGTGCCTGCTAGCCTTTCATACGGCGATCAATGCTCCGTTTGCCCCGGAGAGCACGGCGGATGATTGTGTCGTAAGAATAACGATCGGCGAACGGTGGGAAATGAGTGACCGGATGCTGCCGACCGGCAAGTTCCAGACTCTGACGACAGAAGAGGAGCTGCTTCGGACAAGCGGTGTAACTCCCTATTTTGATTCGATGGACAACCATTACACGGCCGTCCCGCAGAACGGCAGAAACCGTATGGAATTGACAGATACCAAGCTTGGCAAAACATTCGTTTACGATGTCGGCAATTCGTATAAGCAGTGGATGGTATGGAACAACAAGGCCTCCCGGAAGTTCTTCTGTCCGGAGCCGCAGATCAACCTGGTCAACGCACCGAACGTAGACTTGCCTGCTGACGATATCGGTCTGTTCGGTTTGGCTCCGGGAGAAATTTGGGAAGCAACCTCAAGGCTGTATCTTAAGGATTAG
- a CDS encoding peptidylprolyl isomerase, translated as MKDNDLQPNHPGQPEDEQGQAQEKENNQQDPGSLSHEEERIDSTYPEPIELHKDENEQPALMHPAGDQPHFDEQSPAGGGGNGSKGWMIASLVLAAALIVVLIVPPFAKGSGNEAIAKVNDVNITKDNLYDELVSAGGKQTLNSMITEELIQQELKKKSITVTDADVSKEVDALKATFPSEDQFNMQLQQAGMTLDDLKEQTKTQVELKKLMADKIKVTDDEIKQIYDQYKDSFATPEQVRASHILVETKEEAEAIVKQLKEGADFAAIAKEKNQDATKETGGDLDFFGRGQMDPAFEEAAFKLKKGEISDPVKSSFGYHIIKVTDHKEATNPTLEDKKEEIRSQLENQKVYSESTAYIQELKDKATITNTLDETAAETPADPATEAPEAPEAPAAP; from the coding sequence ATGAAAGATAACGATTTGCAGCCAAACCATCCGGGGCAACCCGAGGATGAACAAGGACAAGCCCAAGAGAAAGAGAATAACCAACAAGATCCGGGCAGCTTGTCTCATGAAGAAGAAAGAATAGATTCAACCTATCCGGAGCCCATCGAGCTTCACAAGGATGAGAACGAACAGCCTGCACTCATGCATCCGGCAGGGGATCAACCGCATTTCGATGAACAGTCTCCTGCAGGTGGCGGCGGTAACGGAAGCAAAGGTTGGATGATCGCTTCGCTCGTATTGGCGGCAGCGTTAATCGTCGTCCTGATTGTCCCTCCGTTTGCCAAAGGATCCGGCAATGAAGCTATAGCTAAAGTCAATGACGTTAACATTACCAAGGATAATCTGTATGATGAGCTTGTCAGCGCAGGCGGTAAACAAACACTCAATTCCATGATCACAGAGGAATTGATCCAGCAGGAGCTGAAGAAGAAATCCATAACGGTGACCGACGCTGATGTAAGTAAAGAAGTGGATGCCTTGAAGGCGACCTTCCCATCCGAGGACCAATTCAATATGCAGCTTCAGCAAGCCGGCATGACGCTCGACGATCTTAAAGAACAGACCAAAACCCAGGTCGAGCTCAAAAAGCTGATGGCCGATAAAATCAAAGTAACCGATGATGAGATTAAACAAATCTACGACCAATACAAAGACAGCTTCGCTACGCCTGAGCAAGTTCGCGCATCCCACATCCTGGTCGAGACCAAGGAAGAAGCCGAAGCCATCGTGAAGCAGCTGAAGGAAGGCGCTGACTTTGCAGCGATTGCAAAAGAGAAGAACCAAGATGCTACGAAGGAGACCGGCGGCGACCTGGACTTCTTCGGACGCGGCCAGATGGACCCTGCATTTGAAGAAGCAGCGTTCAAATTGAAGAAGGGCGAAATCAGCGACCCGGTGAAGAGTTCTTTCGGTTACCACATCATCAAGGTTACCGATCATAAAGAAGCTACGAACCCTACCCTTGAAGATAAGAAGGAAGAAATCCGCAGTCAGCTTGAGAACCAGAAGGTTTATTCCGAATCCACAGCCTATATTCAGGAGCTGAAGGATAAAGCAACCATCACCAATACGCTGGACGAAACTGCGGCTGAAACGCCAGCAGATCCTGCAACAGAAGCACCAGAAGCACCTGAAGCACCTGCTGCACCTTAA